TGAAGAGACCTGTGAAGAGTTGAAGCTGCTTTGTAAGGATGGCCAGGAAATTGAATACACACATTTTGGTGACAAAGGTGAGGTTTGTCTCGACAGCCATATTCTGAAAAATATCGTAAACAACCTTATTTCCAATGCGATTAAATACTCTCCCGAAGGTGCTGTTGTTCGGCTTGTGTCTAGGGTTAGTGATGATGAGGTGCGGCTTGAAGTTCAGGATGAAGGAATTGGCATTCCAGGCTCGGAACATAAAAATGTCTTCCGGAGATTCTTTCGGGCTGCAAACGCATTAAACTACCAGGGAACAGGTTTGGGCTTGAGCATTGTAAGACGATATACCGATATTATGAACGGTAAGATCACTTTTCAAAGCCAGCAAAATCTGGGCACCACTTTTTGTGTAACATTTCCTGCCAAACCAATCTCTGATACTCCGGTTAATTCACCGGTAGAAGCTGACCAAATCCATACATGATATGAAAAAGATACTGCTAATTGATGATGACAGAATCATCCGCGAAAACATGGCGGAACTCCTTCAATTGTCCAATTATGAGGTGGAAGTAGCTGCCGATGGTAAGGAAGGAGTGGAAAAAGCCAAATCCTGTGGACCGGATCTGATCATTTGTGATGTTATGATGCCGGAGCTGGATGGATACAGTGTTTTGCATCTGTTAGGAAAAGAGCAGGAAACGGCCTCAATCCCTTTTGTTTTTCTAACTGCAAGGACGGAGAAATCTGATGTCAGGCGTGGTATGAACATGGGTGCAGACGACTTTATTACCAAGCCATTCCAGGATATTGAGCTGTTGAATGCGGTTGAAAGCCGTCTGAAAAAGCATGATGCGCTTAAGAAGCAATTTGCTCATAATGGCTCGGATGTGGACGCATTTCTGAATGAAGCCGGAAGGATTTTGTCGCAAGAGGAAATAGCAGAGAATTATGATAAACAAAAATACAGAAGCCGGGAAACCCTCTTCATGGAGGGTGAACACGCCCGATTCCTGTATTTTGTGGAAGAAGGCCAGATCAAATGTTATAAGTTGAATGAGGACGGAAAAG
This genomic stretch from Flavobacteriales bacterium harbors:
- a CDS encoding response regulator produces the protein MKKILLIDDDRIIRENMAELLQLSNYEVEVAADGKEGVEKAKSCGPDLIICDVMMPELDGYSVLHLLGKEQETASIPFVFLTARTEKSDVRRGMNMGADDFITKPFQDIELLNAVESRLKKHDALKKQFAHNGSDVDAFLNEAGRILSQEEIAENYDKQKYRSRETLFMEGEHARFLYFVEEGQIKCYKLNEDGKEFITGIYGKGDFIGYKPLLEDRTYQEFAEVLENCTLFKIPKNDFLALIHKNHEVSDRFIKMLSKNLSEKEQELIEMAYSSVRKRTAHKIMALLDNEGGEEIRISRTNLARMVGTSKETLVRVLSEMKEDNIIHTEGPRIILVDKEKLMSLEKSW